From Leptodactylus fuscus isolate aLepFus1 chromosome 11, aLepFus1.hap2, whole genome shotgun sequence, one genomic window encodes:
- the RAB14 gene encoding ras-related protein Rab-14 codes for MATAPYNYSYIFKYIIIGDMGVGKSCLLHQFTEKKFMADCPHTIGVEFGTRIIEVSGQKIKLQIWDTAGQERFRAVTRSYYRGAAGALMVYDITRRSTYNHLSSWLTDARNLTNPNTVIILIGNKADLEAQRDVTYEEAKQFAEENGLLFLEASAKTGENVEDAFLEAAKKIYQNIQDGSLDLNAAESGVQHKPSAPQGGRLTSEPQPQREGCGC; via the exons ATGGCCACCGCTCCTTACAACTACTCCTATATCTTCAAGTACATCATCATCG GTGACATGGGAGTCGGGAAATCCTGCCTGCTGCACCAATTTACAGAGAAGAAGT TCATGGCGGACTGTCCTCACACTATCGGGGTGGAGTTTGGTACCCGGATCATTGAGGTCAGCGGCCAGAAGATTAAGCTGCAGATTTGGGACACGGCAGGGCAGGAACGTTTCCGGGCTGTCACTCGCAGCTATTACCGCGGAGCAGCCGGAGCGCTGATGGTGTatgacatcaccag GAGGAGCACATACAACCATTTAAGCAGTTGGCTGACAGACGCACGGAATCTCACCAACCCCAACACT GTCATTATTCTCATAGGCAATAAGGCGGACTTAGAGGCGCAGCGCGACGTCACCTACGAAGAGGCCAAACAGTTCGCTGAGGAGAACG GTCTCTTGTTCCTGGAAGCGAGTGCAAAAAC AGGAGAGAATGTAGAGGACGCGTTCCTGGAGGCGGCCAAGAAAATCTACCAAAACATCCAGGATGGGAGCCTAGACCTGAACGCTGCCGAGTCCGGGGTCCAGCACAAGCCGTCAGCACCCCAGGGGGGCCGACTAACCAGCGAACCCCAACCCCAGAGGGAAGGCTGCGGCTGCTAG